Proteins encoded together in one Impatiens glandulifera chromosome 1, dImpGla2.1, whole genome shotgun sequence window:
- the LOC124928636 gene encoding ubiquitin receptor RAD23b-like: protein MKNEESLWSKPDLKRMKNLVDSSSDTYTHAASNLYASSNLEQTIQQIVDMGGDNRDKETVTRALRAAYDNPERAVDYLYSGIPETTEVAVPVPHFPTSQVALEGTGMGTVSNASSIGAPNSSPLNLFPHWVLCEFGFHFQALRTMVQSNPQILQPMLQLLRLIQEHHTEFLQLLNEPSDVSEGDMLDHADQEMPHSISVTPVEQEAIARLL, encoded by the exons atgaagaatgaagaatCTTTGTGGAGTAAGCCAGATCTGAAAAGAATGAAGAATCTTGTGGA TTCATCATCTGATACCTATACTCACGCAGCTTCAAACTTGTATGCTTCTAGTAATCTTGAGCAGACCATTCAACAAATAGTTGATATGGGGGGTGACAACCGGGATAAGGAAACTGTCACTCGAGCTCTTCGAGCTGCTTACGACAATCCTGAGCGAGCTGTAGATTACTTATATTCA GGAATTCCAGAAACAACAGAAGTTGCAGTCCCTGTGCCTCACTTTCCTACAAGTCAGGTTGCCTTGGAAGGGACTGGAATGGGCACAGTTTCTAATGCTTCTTCAATCGGAGCACCCAATTCATCTCCACTGAACTTGTTTCCGCAT tgggtTCTTTGTGAATTTGGCTTTCATTTCCAAGCATTACGCACTATGGTTCAATCAAATCCACAAATTTTACAG CCCATGCTTCAACTGTTAAGACTAATACAAGAGCATCACACAGAGTTTCTTCAACTGCTTAATGAGCCTAGCGACGTTTCTGAAGG CGATATGCTCGACCATGCCGATCAGGAAATGCCTCATTCTATCAGTGTCACACCAGTAGAGCAGGAAGCAATTGCACGT CTGCTATGA
- the LOC124928645 gene encoding ring-infected erythrocyte surface antigen-like, producing the protein MVNIENIEKDPMENIENIEKDPMENIENVENDPIENIQNVEKDPIENIENVDKDLIENIENVDKDPIEKEKEKEEEVKKVVKKKLVKKAVKKMLEKKVVKKMDEKNATKKMEEKEDDYMKLFNTPPKIIFISRRTRKSRNDPDMTNPNLNLPK; encoded by the coding sequence ATGGTGAACATTGAGAACATTGAGAAGGATCCAATGGAGAACATTGAGAACATTGAGAAGGATCCGATGGAGAACATTGAGAACGTTGAGAATGATCCGATTGAGAACATTCAGAACGTTGAGAAGGATCCGATTGAGAACATTGAGAACGTTGATAAGGATCTAATTGAGAACATTGAGAATGTTGATAAGGATCCGATTGAGAAGGAGAAAGAAAAGGAGGAGGAGGTGAAGAAGGTAGTGAAGAAAAAGCTGGTAAAGAAGGCAGTGAAGAAAATGTTGGAAAAGAAGGTAGTGAAGAAAATGGATGAAAAGAATGCAACGAAGAAAATGGAGGAAAAGGAGGACGATTATATGAAACTATTCAATACTCCTCCTAAAATCATATTTATCTCGCGAAGGACAAGGAAGTCGAGGAATGATCCAGATATGACCAATCCTAATCTAAATCTACCCAAGTAA